Genomic window (Leptospira kanakyensis):
CCCACGGTGGCGAGGCCAATGAGGGCCGAAGCTCGCCAGTCGGAACACGATGTTCCGCTGGCAGGAATGGAAAGAAAATGAGGTTCATCGTCGAGAAGAATACTGCTCAAAATGTTTCAGATTAATTTACAAAATGAGCGATGCTGATCTAAACAAAAAAGGAAATTACTCGAAATATGTGGAATCAGAGAAATTATTTATATTTAAGTCAAGTGGGGAGTTCATCCAGTGTGTAATAGATTTTTTATTTTATTTATACTTATATTCAACGTTAGTGTTGAATCGAAAGATCTTTTCCCAGTTTGGAGAAAATCTTTGGAAAATTTTAATTACCAACTCCCCGAAGAGCTCTATGATAATTATAAAAAGTTTGGCTATGATGGCGCAGGATACTTTAAAGATAGTATAGGAATATACATTCGAAAAACAAGATTTCCAAAGGAAACAATCAATTATGCTATTGGGTTTAGGAATCAAAAGGATCTATTTTTGCCAAAAGAAGTATTCCTTGTGTTTTATTTTAATGATTCAGAATTGCTTATGGTTTCTGAGACAATTCCGTATATTCATAAAAGTGGTGATTACAGTTTCGCTGGCGCAATTCATAGGATAGGGAGAACTTACGAATATGAAAATGGTAAGTTGGCAAAAATTTCATGTCTGGATAGAAACCCTGATTTGAATGTTGCAGCTGATATATCCAAAAAAGAATACTGTGGTGAGATCATACATTTAGACACGCAAGGAAATATTTCAAATGTGACGGATAGTAAAAACCCTTGTTCTTATATATGTAATAGTCGTTATATGCCTTATTCTCAGCCAGGATTTTATTTTACCACGGTGGATCAGCTTAAGTTAAGGCAATCTCCTTCTTCTAAATCAGACGTGATCAAGAGCCTTCCACTGGATACAAAAGTTCAAGTCATTGAAGACAGTTTTAAAGCTGAACGATTGAGTTCTTATGTAAATGGAAATTGGGTTAAAGTAATTCTAGAGGATGGGAAAGAAGGATTTCTTTATGGATTTTATCTTCGATTTGAGAATGAGCCGAACCTCAGTCTAATTTTACAGAAAGCAGAAGAGTGGAAGAAGAAAAATGGTTGGAAAGGGAAGTGAGGGATGCGCTAATTATAGGACAATAAAAAATTTAGTGTTTGGAAGCTAACCACATTAACAATGAAACAATATTTAACCATTCTCATTTTGATTTTCCTAATCAGTGATTCCCCGAAATCGCAGGAAACGATAAAAGATTGGCAGCTTGGCCCAGATGAAGAAACATTAGAACCAGGAGTTAAATATAGTCGGAGTAAAGATATTGAGCAAGAGTTTATCATGTATAATCTTGATCCTAGAGACATTGCAAAAAAACATGTAAGGCCATTTGTAGGGTTATTAAAAAAAGTAATTAAAGAAAAAGACTTTGATAAACTTGTATATTTAACGTTAGGTGTTCAATCTGAAATCGGAAAAAAGATGGGAGGTCTCGAATCTATTATTTCGGATGACCTTCATCAAATTGATGAAAATTGGAAAAAGATATTTAGAAAAACAGGAAAAGATCCATATTGCAACTATGAAAAACTTTTAACTACGGTTGTAAAAGAAATACTAATCGTTCCTTATTCTGCAAAAAAGCCAAGGCCCTCTAGTATAAACGAAAGAACCAATTTTAATGTAGAATACTTGATTACAATTAATCCAAACACAATTAATTTCCATACACTTCTTGTAATGGTTAGATTCGATAACCAAACAGATGAAAAATGGTATTATGTAACACGTTACTTTAAACATTGTCCAATACCAAATTTAGTTCCTGATTATAACGAACATGATTATCATTTAAAACCTTGAAGATGAGTGTAGGATTATAAATATATGATCCTACAGCTGGAATTTTTGAAGATATGAAAAAGAAGGGATTAACGAAATGAGAAATATTTTTATAGTTTATTTAGTTTTCTTAAGTTATAATTGCAACTCACATATAAGTTTGCAATCGCCGAAGAAATTAGACAATTCTTTTCAATTAACTAACAGTGCAGACTTAATATCGAAATACGACAAAGCAAGAACTCTGTCATTTGATGAATTCAAAAATGGTTTTACAAATAATCCGAAAGGATTTAATATAATTTTTTTGAATAGTTATTTTGAAGAAAATGGCAGATTTAAATATAACGATGGGTGCTTTTCCATTAGTTTTCCCAAAAAAGAAAAACCTGAATTATATTATGTTTATGAGCAGACGTTCCTGGCTCGCGGTGTAACAGAAACAATTCGCTGCAATGAGTTTTCTGATGAGTTAAAGGATTGCCTTCTTTCATTCAAAATAACTAGCGATTCGAAGGATACTGAAAAAGGCCAAGTGATCTTTCGTGTAAAGCTAGATACTCTTTATCATATTGAACCATTTGGATTTCCCTGGGATGCAAAACCACAGTTTGGTTTTCTATCAGATGGCGGATCCAAAAAAGAATCATGGCGAAATTTTAAAAAAGCCATTGCTCTTTATCGAAAAACACCAGGATTGGGGGATTTGCAGAAGTTAGGTTATAAACCAGAAGATATTGAGTTTTTTGATAAAACGGAAGAGTGGGAAGGGTATTGAGGTAGCCTTTAATGAATTAAGAAGTACTATGAATCACGCATTTAAAAAATGAATTGAATCAACGAGATAAAAAGGCCTATATATGAAAATTTTCTATGCGACAGTATTTCTCTTCTTTCTATTCAGTCTGGATTTATTTCCTGAAAGTAAAACCATGAAAGACCAAATCGATTTTTCTAAAGAAAAACCTGTGC
Coding sequences:
- a CDS encoding SH3 domain-containing protein; this encodes MENFNYQLPEELYDNYKKFGYDGAGYFKDSIGIYIRKTRFPKETINYAIGFRNQKDLFLPKEVFLVFYFNDSELLMVSETIPYIHKSGDYSFAGAIHRIGRTYEYENGKLAKISCLDRNPDLNVAADISKKEYCGEIIHLDTQGNISNVTDSKNPCSYICNSRYMPYSQPGFYFTTVDQLKLRQSPSSKSDVIKSLPLDTKVQVIEDSFKAERLSSYVNGNWVKVILEDGKEGFLYGFYLRFENEPNLSLILQKAEEWKKKNGWKGK